From the Oceanobacillus kimchii X50 genome, the window AGTTCCATATGTATTCATCCACTTAAGTGAGCGTTTAAACTTCGGTCCATTTAAACGACATTGTTTCACCCTCCCTATTCTTAGAACTTCTATTAATCCAGCATGCTCTAGTACTTTTATATGTTTGGATACACCTACTAAAGATATGCTGAATGAATTGGCTATTTGCGAGACTGTCATCTCCTTTTCTGAAAGCATTTCTATAATGCTTCTGCGTTTTGAGTCTGATAATGCATAAAACACTCGGTCTAATTCTTTACCTTCCATAAATCGAATATTACTAACAATTGTGTATATCCGCAACAAATTTGACTGGAAATTATTAACAATAATTATTTTTTTACCATACGTTTACATAATCATCTATTTTTCTAGTTTTTGTGTTTTATTATTATGTTTATTAATTCTTTTAAACTAGAAAAATTCCTTTTTCTGTAAATATATTAATGACATATTATTAATTTCAAAAAAATACATTTATTTACATTATTTTTATGGTAATCTTTGTTATTACAAAATACTTTTAAGGAGTGGTGTTATGAGGAATCGTTCTATTATCTTTGTTGTTGGGTTAGCCGTCACTCTATTTTCTTTTCTGTTACCATCTTTGCAGTTATCAAGTGCACAAGCTAGTAGTTTAGAAACCTTTGAAGTAAATAATACGGTAATTAATGTTCGCTCTATACCTTCTATTGACGGTGAAATTGTAGGCCAGTTAGAAAAAGGAGACCAATTGGTAGCTTTTGATGAACAGTATGGTTGGGTACAAACTTATTATGCAGGTAAAGAAGTTTGGGTTGCTAAATACCTGTTAATAGCGAAAAGTTCGAACTCCCCCTCATCACCAAATCCTACACTAAACCAATCTACTGATCTAGAAGGGTATAATATTATCATTGATCCAGGTCATGGAGGAAAAGACCCTGGTGCGATTGGTATCAATAATATACAAGAAAAAGAACTTGTTTTTTCCACTTCTTTAAAAGTGGTAGAGCAGCTCCAAAATCACGGTGCTACAGTAATAACTACGAGAGCAAATGATAATTTCATATCATTAGAGGATCGCGTAAGAATAAGCAACAGCTATAATACTCATGTCTTTATCAGTATTCATTATAATGCAGCAATAAATCATTCTGCTAACGGAATTACTACGTATATTCGAGACAATTTGGATAGAGATTTAGGGCAATCCATTCAAGAAGCAATGATTTCGAGTGTCACGCTTCATGACCGTGGAGTTAGACAGGCCGATTTTAAAGTTTTAAGAGATACAGAAGCTCCTTCTGCATTACTAGAGTTAGGTTTTATAACAAATTTCACTGATTTATCTATTGTCCAAACAGAAGCGTATCAAGAAAGTATTGCTGAGGGTATCACGAATGGAGTCCTTGATTATATAGAATAGGTTATATTATTATATGATGAAAGTGCTGTAAAACTGAAGGTTAGTTCAACATCCTTAGGGTCGGGTTCATAGTTACTGTGAAAATAACCACAACAATTGCTTGTTCGCAATGGGTGGTTATTTTTTATAGTTAGCAGACAACCACAACAACGCGTAAAATCATCATCAGTACTAGCGACTCATATACTATCATAGATAAACTCGAATCGTAAAAAGAGATAATAATTACACCGTTTAATGAACGAAGTCACAACATTAATCTAACTACTAGATAATTTTATTCACTCATCCGCAGTCCCAAGTGTCATTCCACCATCAACAACAATCTCTGTACCCGTACAATAAGAGCTTTCATCAGACGCCAGAAATGCTATAACCTTAGCAATTTCGACTGGTTGTCCAATACGCTTGAGCGGTACTGAATCATAATAAGCGGGAACAGTTTCACTTTCGGTGACCATATCGGTTTTGACTCCACCTGGATGGACCATATTCACTCGAATCCCTGCTGGACCTAATTCTATTGCTGCAGCTTTTGACATTGCCACCACAGAGGATTTTTTCGCAACATAAGCAGAGGATTTACTGATTGGAGCAAATGCAGAAATAGATACGTTGTTGATAATAGAGCCTTTTTGCTGTTTCTCCATTTGCGGAATAACGGCTTGCATACCCATAAAAACGCCGAGCTGATTGACATTAATCAACTGTTGATAATCATCCAGTGTTGTTTCTTTAAATGGTTTACGTTTAAGAGCCCCAGCATTATTGACTAACACATCAAGCTTACCGAATTTATTTAATATCTTATCTACTGCAGATTTCCACTCTACCTCTTTTGAACATCTAACTGAATTGGAAAAGCATGTTCTTCTCCAATCTTACCAGCCACTTCTTGAGCATCCTCATAGTTTCGAGCAGCAACTCCTACTATTGCGCCCAAGGAAGCAAGGTGCTGAGCAATTGCCTCCCCCTGTCCTCGATTAGCCCCAGTTACAAGAATGACATGGTTGTTTAAATTTGGCATATGCACACTCCTTCTTTTATCCTTACAAACATTTCTAATTTAAACTTTAATACCATAAAACATTTTCATTGTACTTTCTTTAGATTTAGCACCTATTCTTTATGTTCAAGCAAAATCCTATACAAATCCCCCTCCATTTACTACTATATCTTAACAAGGAGGAGTACAGCATGAACACAAATAATCACGATATGTTTTCCCCATTAACATTTAAAAATGGAGTTGAATTAAAGAATCGTTTGGTAATGGCGCCGATGACACATTACTCATCCAACCCAGATGGAACGGTAAGTGATGAAGAGATAAGTTATTATGCTCGCCGTTCTAAAGACGTAGGCATGGTCATTACTGCAACAACTTATGTAACACCTAATGGAAAGGGATTTCCCAATCAATTTTCGGCAGTTGAAGATAACATGGTCCCGAGTTTAAGTAAACTGGCAAAAGGAATTCAAGACGAGGGCGCCAAGGCCATATTACAAATTTTCCATGGAGGAAAAATGTGTCCACCCTCTCTTGTTCCAGATGGAGACGTTGTAAGTGCTAGTGACATCCCAGCAAATAGCGAAGCTGTAAAACCGCGTCCCTTAAAAGAAGCAGAAATAGAAGAAATTATTGAAGCTTTCGGTGAAACGACACGTAGAGCCATTGAAGCAGGCTATGATGGCGTTGAAATTCACGGAGCTAATGGCTACTTAATTCAGCAATTCTTTTCTCCGTATTCTAACCGACGTGAAGACCGGTTTGGAGGAAGTTTGGAAAAGCGGATGACTTTCCCACTCGCTGTTATTGATAAAGTACAAAGCGTTGTGGCAGAACATGCAGATGAATCATTTATTGTAGGTTACCGTTTTTCACCGGAAGAGCCAGAAACACCAGGAATTACGATGGGTGAAACACTAAAATTCGTCGATGTTTTAGCAGAGAAAAAATTAGATTATCTACATGTTTCCTTAATGAGCTTTTTCTCCAATGCCAGAAGAGGTGTAGAAGATTTAAATAAAATGCGAATTAGCTATCTTCTAGAAACGATCGATAATCGTGTACCATTAATTGGTGTTGGTTCTATCTATACAGCAGAAGATGCCAAGAAAGCATTTGAGACTGGTATCCCGCTTCTCGCATTAGGAAGAGAGCTTATCATCGATCCTGATTGGGTAGAAAAAGTCGCTGAAGGAAGAGATGATGAAATTATTACCGAAATTAATAAAGAGAAACAGGAAGAATTAGTAGTTCCAGATCCACTTTGGAAAGTTATTATCCATACACCAGGATGGTTTCCTGGAGTATAGAAGAGCGAAGTCCGTTCTCTACATTGTTGTAGGGAATGGCTTTTTTAATTTGGTCCAATAGTACAAGAAAAAGACACATCTCTACCAAGATGTGCCTTCCTCTCTAATTCCGATCAAATGTGACTCTCTCTGTAGCATTTCCCAGAGTAATTGCTGTTTCGCTTGGCTTCGTCTGGGAAATTAATTTTCCATTTCTGAAGGAATATCTTACTGTCGCCTGCTTGCGTATGACTTCATACTCATTCTCGGCTGTCATGACGATAAAGTTCGCTGGCTTGCCTTCTTCAATTCCGTATTTGTCTTCAATGTGTAATGTCTTCGCACTATTTTTGGTAATCATATCAATAGAGTTGACAATTTGTTCATACCCCATTAATTGCGATGCGTGAATCCCCATTTGCAAGACCTGAAGCATGTTCCCTGTCCCTAACGGATACCATGGATCAAAGATATCATCATGGCCAAAGCAAATGTTTAAGCCAGCTTCCTGTAATTCTTTTACGCGCGTTAGACCTCGGCGCTTTGGATAAGAATCAAATCTTCCCTGCAAATGAATGTTTACAAGTGGATTGGACACAAAGTTAATATTTGAGAGCTTCAACAAACGGAATAACTTTGCTGTATAGGCATCATTGTAAGAGCCCATTGCTGTCGTATGACTTGCTGTCGTCCGTGCACCCATGCCACGTTCATATGCCTCTTTGGCTACCACTTCTACAAACCGAGACTGCTCGTCATCAATTTCATCACAGTGAATATCGACTAAACGATCATATTTCTCTGCCAAGTCAAACGCCGTCTTCATCGACTCAACGCCATATTCTCTCGTGAATTCAAAATGAGGAATACCCCCGACCACATCTGCTCCCATTTTCAATGCTTCTTCTAGCAATTCCGCTCCATTAGGATAAGAAGGAATTCCTTCTTGCGGAAAGGCAACAAGCTGAATATCAATAAAATCTGCCATCTCTTTTTTCACTTCCAGCATGGCTTTATGCGCGGTTAGGCTAGGGTCCGTCACATCAACATGCGTCCGCACATGTTGAATTCCTTGGGCAATTTGCCATTTTAAAGCTGTTTTCGCCCTTGTTTTTACATCCTCTTGTGTTAGCGACTCTTTGCGCTGTGACCAACGCTGAATCCCCTCAAACAACGTACCGCTCTGATTCCATTCCGGCTCCCCAGCAGTTAAAGTTGTATCTAAATGTATATGCGGTTCAACAAAAGGAGGTAAAACGAGCGCCCCTTTTGCATCAATTACTTCTTTTGTTTCCGGCACTTCCTCTTGTTTTTGGGTAATCGCAGCAAACTTGCCATCTTGAATGGTTATATGCCATTGTCCTTCTTTTCCACGTAATGTTGCATTTTTTATAAGCATTTCAGATCTCCCTTATCTTCTTCATTTTTATTAGTAGATATCAGATACATAAATCCGATATACACGACAGCTGTTCCAATCAACGCATTAAGTGGCGTAATCCCTGGGGCTATCTGAGCAATCA encodes:
- a CDS encoding ArsR/SmtB family transcription factor, translating into MEGKELDRVFYALSDSKRRSIIEMLSEKEMTVSQIANSFSISLVGVSKHIKVLEHAGLIEVLRIGRVKQCRLNGPKFKRSLKWMNTYGTVWRASEKRLELELQKSKKKE
- a CDS encoding N-acetylmuramoyl-L-alanine amidase, which translates into the protein MRNRSIIFVVGLAVTLFSFLLPSLQLSSAQASSLETFEVNNTVINVRSIPSIDGEIVGQLEKGDQLVAFDEQYGWVQTYYAGKEVWVAKYLLIAKSSNSPSSPNPTLNQSTDLEGYNIIIDPGHGGKDPGAIGINNIQEKELVFSTSLKVVEQLQNHGATVITTRANDNFISLEDRVRISNSYNTHVFISIHYNAAINHSANGITTYIRDNLDRDLGQSIQEAMISSVTLHDRGVRQADFKVLRDTEAPSALLELGFITNFTDLSIVQTEAYQESIAEGITNGVLDYIE
- a CDS encoding NADH-dependent flavin oxidoreductase — protein: MNTNNHDMFSPLTFKNGVELKNRLVMAPMTHYSSNPDGTVSDEEISYYARRSKDVGMVITATTYVTPNGKGFPNQFSAVEDNMVPSLSKLAKGIQDEGAKAILQIFHGGKMCPPSLVPDGDVVSASDIPANSEAVKPRPLKEAEIEEIIEAFGETTRRAIEAGYDGVEIHGANGYLIQQFFSPYSNRREDRFGGSLEKRMTFPLAVIDKVQSVVAEHADESFIVGYRFSPEEPETPGITMGETLKFVDVLAEKKLDYLHVSLMSFFSNARRGVEDLNKMRISYLLETIDNRVPLIGVGSIYTAEDAKKAFETGIPLLALGRELIIDPDWVEKVAEGRDDEIITEINKEKQEELVVPDPLWKVIIHTPGWFPGV
- a CDS encoding cytosine deaminase, giving the protein MLIKNATLRGKEGQWHITIQDGKFAAITQKQEEVPETKEVIDAKGALVLPPFVEPHIHLDTTLTAGEPEWNQSGTLFEGIQRWSQRKESLTQEDVKTRAKTALKWQIAQGIQHVRTHVDVTDPSLTAHKAMLEVKKEMADFIDIQLVAFPQEGIPSYPNGAELLEEALKMGADVVGGIPHFEFTREYGVESMKTAFDLAEKYDRLVDIHCDEIDDEQSRFVEVVAKEAYERGMGARTTASHTTAMGSYNDAYTAKLFRLLKLSNINFVSNPLVNIHLQGRFDSYPKRRGLTRVKELQEAGLNICFGHDDIFDPWYPLGTGNMLQVLQMGIHASQLMGYEQIVNSIDMITKNSAKTLHIEDKYGIEEGKPANFIVMTAENEYEVIRKQATVRYSFRNGKLISQTKPSETAITLGNATERVTFDRN